One Salmo salar chromosome ssa01, Ssal_v3.1, whole genome shotgun sequence DNA window includes the following coding sequences:
- the LOC106608800 gene encoding D(1C) dopamine receptor, translated as MENYTGNETQVLSETYATDADTGVNGVRTLIGCILFVLIVSTLLGNTLVCAAVVKFRHLRSKVTNFFVISLAVSDLFVAVLVMPWEAISEVTGTWLFGRFCGIWIAFDIMCSTASILNLCIISVDRYWAIASPFRYERKMTHRVAFIMIGVAWTLSILISFIPVQLNWHVAEEETSAGNVSNHSENCIANLNKTYAIFTSLISFYIPVVIMVATYTRIFRIAQTQIRRISSLERAGEQAQNNQHPNVCAHENALKTAFKKETKVLKTLSIIMGVFVFCWLPFFVLNCMVPFYDPPCVSDTTFTIFVWFGWANSSLNPVIYAFNADFRKAFTTILGCNKMCSSNTLEAVNFSNELVSYHHDTTLQKDAQVLMATHHPNAIPNLGEDTAPLFDKVSLISIASRNHKNMFLPANVQFQCDEEM; from the coding sequence ATGGAAAACTATACTGGAAATGAAACGCAAGTTCTGTCGGAAACTTACGCCACAGATGCCGACACCGGCGTGAATGGCGTGCGGACGctaattggatgcattttgttTGTTCTCATTGTGTCTACACTGCTGGGGAACACGCTCGTGTGCGCCGCAGTCGTTAAATTCAGGCACCTCCGGTCCAAGGTAACCAACTTTTTCGTGATTTCTCTGGCGGTGTCTGACCTCTTCGTTGCCGTCCTTGTGATGCCATGGGAGGCAATATCTGAGGTGACTGGCACCTGGCTGTTTGGTAGATTTTGTGGCATATGGATAGCTTTTGACATTATGTGCTCGACAGCATCAATTCTTAATCTGTGTATCATAAGCGTGGACAGATACTGGGCTATAGCAAGTCCTTTTAGATATGAACGGAAAATGACCCACAGAGTTGCATTTATCATGATTGGAGTGGCGTGGACGCTGTCAATTCTCATATCCTTCATACCTGTCCAACTGAACTGGCACGTGGCCGAGGAGGAGACATCAGCGGGGAACGTTAGCAACCACTCTGAGAACTGCATAGCAAACTTGAACAAGACCTATGCTATTTTCACATCACTGATCAGTTTCTACATCCCAGTTGTCATCATGGTTGCCACCTACACGAGGATTTTCCGTATTGCGCAAACACAGATACGGAGGATATCCTCATTGGAGAGAGCTGGGGAGCAAGCGCAAAATAACCAACACCCAAACGTTTGCGCACACGAAAACGCATTGAAAACTGCTTTTAAAAAGGAAACAAAAGTCTTAAAGACCCTCTCCATTATCATGGGAGTTTTTGTTTTTTGCTGGCTGCCCTTTTTTGTCCTAAACTGCATGGTACCTTTCTATGATCCTCCGTGTGTAAGCGACACCACGTTTACAATTTTCGTTTGGTTTGGTTGGGCCAACTCTTCGTTAAACCCTGTAATTTACGCATTTAACGCGGATTTCAGAAAAGCCTTTACAACTATTCTAGGCTGCAATAAAATGTGTTCAAGCAATACATTGGAGGCTGTTAATTTCAGCAATGAATTGGTGTCCTATCACCACGACACAACGCTCCAAAAAGACGCACAAGTCTTAATGGCTACACACCATCCAAACGCAATCCCCAATTTGGGAGAGGACACAGCCCCACTGTTCGACAAAGTTTCTCTTATCTCAATCGCATCCCGCAATCACAAGAACATGTTTCTGCCAGCCAATGTCCAATTCCAGTGTGATGAGGAAATGTAA